In Plutella xylostella chromosome 4, ilPluXylo3.1, whole genome shotgun sequence, a genomic segment contains:
- the LOC125491005 gene encoding uncharacterized protein LOC125491005: protein MGMLPCLPGVITEMIANEIDKIKISLTNYLYDDNKGINDRGSAEGFLRYLQLRPLRCSVWRLLPVDLTLPVSLLSLCTTYLIVLIQFSDLY from the exons ATGGGCATGTTGCCGTGTCTGCCGGGCGTCATTACAGAAATGATTGCAAACGAAATAGACAAAATCAAGATTTCTCTAACCAACTACTTATACGACGATAATAAGG GAATCAATGACCGCGGCTCGGCGGAGGGGTTCCTGCGCTACCTGCAGCTGCGCCCGCTCCGCTGCAGCGTGTGGCGGCTGCTGCCTGTGGACCTGACGCTGCCCGTGAGCCTGCTGAGTCTCTGCACCACCTACCTCATCGTGCTCATACAGTTCTCCGACTTGTATTGA
- the LOC105393767 gene encoding general transcription factor 3C polypeptide 5, with protein sequence MMTPDKSDVDICDRNLVCVLFPGIVQNEQRAVQCLGGIKSISTVNENTNKKRLGLSFQPENPYINKIFADTKKTAGVIIRVKIKKKKVNDKIEREVTSTAVVGRVNRIYKFDAMGDFQYLPVHNDGAEGSKPRCVLEDILPSGLDGLEFLNRNLEFPFVLPTYFTRYDRAIPYKYTFYRKTPGLRETEHDEVYTTKKRIVRASSPVRFNLTDDFPSAPSEQQLRNVKARTEATTALAKDLELVRKKFDERPIWSMNALTFHTKIKKQNLKLLIPAVAFYMFDGPWRALWVRFGYDPRKEPAARFYQTLDFRVGTAAGLDKVVSIRSHLVNYRKADRVWHIGRGDADEEIVHEGSVIFRPGVMMMQRQVFYQFCDIKLPEVEELLAEKPAAGYLCHRARGWLAPHAAAAARHHIVRYAQQMIHDQNVDHKFERTSSGDEQMSDAEEGATSAAHNHDASSN encoded by the exons ATGATGACACCAGATAAAAGTGATGTAGATATATGTGACCGGAATTTGGTGTGCGTTTTGTTTCCTGGTATTGTTCAAAATGAGCAGAGGGCTGTGCAATGTTTGGGCGGAATCAAGAGTATATCTACG GTAAACGagaatacaaacaaaaaacgtCTCGGACTAAGCTTTCAGCCAGAGAATCCatacataaacaaaatatttgctGACACTAAAAAGACAGCTGGTGTCATTATTAGAGTGAAaataaagaagaagaaagttaatgataaaataGAAAGGGAAGTTACTTCTACTGCAGTAGTGGGGAGAGTCAACAGAATTTATAAGTTTGATG CAATGGGTGACTTCCAATATCTGCCAGTTCACAATGATGGTGCAGAGGGCAGTAAGCCTCGCTGTGTGTTGGAAGATATTCTGCCATCAGGATTAGATGGACTGGAATTTCTTAACAG gaaCCTAGAATTTCCATTTGTACTGCCGACTTATTTCACACGTTATGACCGGGCAATTCCATACAAATACACATTCTATAGGAAGACCCCGGGGCTGCGAGAGACGGAGCATGATGAGGTCTATACTACAAAGAAACGGATTGTTCGTGCAAGTTCTCCAGTGCGGTTCAATTTGACAGATGACTTTCCGTCGGCCCCGTCAGAGCAGCAACTTCGTAATGTCAAGGCTAGGACAGAAGCTACTACAGCTCTTGCTAAAGATCTGGAGCTAGTCAGAAAG AAATTCGACGAGCGTCCCATATGGTCCATGAACGCTCTCACCTTCCACACTAAGATCAAGAAGCAGAACCTGAAGCTGCTGATACCTGCCGTAGCGTTCTACATGTTCGACGGGCCGTGGCGCGCGCTGTGGGTGCGCTTCGGGTATGATCCCCGCAAGGAGCCTGCCGCCAGGTTCTACCAGACGCTGGACTTCAGAGTAGGCACTGCAG CGGGGCTAGACAAGGTGGTGTCGATCCGCTCGCACCTGGTCAACTACCGCAAGGCGGACCGCGTGTGGCACATCGGCCGCGGCGACGCTGACGAGGAGATAGTGCACGAGGGCAGCGTCATCTTCCGCCCGGGGGTCATGATGATGCAGAGACAGGTGTTCTATCAG TTCTGCGACATAAAGCTCCCCGAGGTGGAAGAGCTCTTGGCCGAGAAGCCGGCGGCCGGGTACCTGTGCCACCGCGCGCGCGGCTGGCTCGCGCCgcatgccgccgccgccgcgaggCATCACATCGTACGGTACGCGCAACAGATGATACACGACCAGAACGTCGACCACAAGTTTGAG AGAACGAGTAGCGGTGACGAGCAGATGTCGGACGCAGAGGAGGGCGCCACCAGCGCCGCCCACAATCACGACGCCAGCTCTAACTAG